TGGATACCAGCAATGATGCTGCATGGATTCCGTGCTCACCATGCGTCGGTTGCCCTTCGACGACAAACTTCATCCCTTCCATGTCCTCCTCCTACCAACCTATCCCTTGCGGCGCACCGCAGTGCTCGCCATTACCGAACCCCTCTTGCTCCCCAGCTCCAGGTTCATCCTGCGGCTTCAACCTCACCTACGGCTCCTCCTCCATCGACGCCCTTCTCTCCAAGGACAGCCTTTCGCTAGCTGCCGACTCGATCCCGAGCTACATCTTCGGCTGTTTACGCAAAGTGACAGGGAGCTCCATCCCACCGCAGGGCTTAATCGGGCTGGGTCGCGGTCCACTGTCTCTTCTCTCCCAAACCCGTAGCCTCTATGCCTCCACTTTCTCTTACTGCCTTCCCAGTTTCCGCTCCCTCAACTTCTCCGGCTCACTTCGCCTTGGCCCTGTCGGCCAGCCAAAGAGAATTAAAACCACTCCTTTGCTGGCCAGTCCACGTAGATCCTCTATTTACTTTGTTAACATGACCGGCATCCGCGTGGGCCGCACTTCCGTAGCTGTCCCTCCTGGCACGCTAGTGTTCGACCAGGCAACTGGCGCAGGCACCATTTTCGACTCCGGGACTATGTTCACGAGACTGGTCGCACCGCTCTACACGGCCGTTCGCGATACTTTTCGTCGTCGTGTAAAAGGCACCGTGTCCTCTCTCGGAGGTTTTGACACTTGCTACGAAGGGACGGTGTCGTTGCCGACCATAACTCTGGAATTCACGGGGATGAACGTGACATTGCCGGTGGAGAATGTGATGATCCACAGCGCAGCAAGGAATTTGTCGTGTCTGGCGATGGCGGCAGCCCCGGACAATGTGAATGCTGTGCTGAACGTGATAGCCAGCATGCAGCAGCAGAACCACAGGGTGCTGTTCGATGTGCCTGGATCCAGACTCGGTGTCGCCCGTGAACCATGTACGACCGCATAAGTGGAGATTTAGCTGGATTTGATTAAGATGGTGGAAtccatttcatttggtttttttgCTTTGTAAGCATGCAAGCTTTGCCCTTTTGTGTTATTGTGTTTGTATTCTCGTATCTCTAAAAATCATGCAGCTTCTCCTTTCGTTTGTGTCTATCAAATATCAATCTGCCTTGGATTTTTAGGGTAAATTACCCATCGATGATGTGTATTTTGACTTGACCTTGTAGGTTTTTCTGAGATGGGGCGTGGTTACTCATAAATCTCTATTTTCAcgcataataataattttttagccTTTATACAGACATTTTTTGACTTCTTAATAGTTTAATTGTAAAACTACTATTGCTCTAGATGGGATTTAGTTGCGAAtaatatcttcttcttttttaattaattaaggttgAAATATTATAGTCATGGAAACTCATAATTTTACtcataatttaacatttaggtagaatgtgaaatttttttctaattatgcactcttcattttattttttcggGAGTAAAACGACTTTCAaatctattaaaattttaaaaatattataggttaaaatttcaaaaattagatAATGAAAATGTGACTAATTAAGATAGAGGAAACAAAAGTGAgtttgcaaatatatatatatatatataatataaattttgatatatttgataTCCATTAGGTAAAAAACAAAGGTAATAAgtaatataacattttcaattaacttaaatggtgatattaaatttttttacattattgtTTTGTCAACCAAACATAAATGACAGATTCTCTAGTAAAAATAACTTAGGAATCACATTCTTAATTATCCTATTTAAAAtagcataataaattaaataattcgaTAGTTGTTTTTAAAGAACAAAATCTTCTAAGTAAAATGATATAGTTAGCTAGAAATTGAGACATTTATTGGTATCCAGGTCTCgttaaaaatttttcataagtAATGAGAGTTCAACTTACAAGTGAGGGTAAATTTTTGGGAATGTAAACAGTGGTTATGCGTAGATAGTCCAGTGCACATGTGTACGTGCACTAGCCTTAGTCACACTTATTTTGAGGAGGCTCGTGCATACCCCTGTCTTCTTAATAGCCAAACTGCTCATTTAGAGGGAAAAACCGAAGATATAGTTAGAAAGCGGCCTCTTCTATATAGTTAATGATTGGAAATACTTATTTGATTTTCCATGCCTAGTTTTTCATTTCCTTTGTTTCAATTCTGATTTTCAATGCACTACTTTTTTTCATGTGATCCAGAAATATGAAGCAGCAGATAAAGTCACTTTCACTATACTTTTTTGTACAATTTGTATCAGGCATCATTTGCATCAATATAAGGGCTACACCGTATAGCTACGGAGGTGACCCTAGAGGAGCACAAATTATAACATAGGTCATCAGAACCGGACCGAAACTTTGAACAGATGAAGGCCAATGTTCAAGGGTCAAGAGTTCCGACCGCGGTCGAACCggatttgataaataaaaatataaaataaaatacgttaaatgttaaattaatatttaacaatatatatattctttacaAACTAACTCTGTTCacaaaatagagaaaaagaagtaaaaattaattcaaaatttctaaatttacaaacaaatatccaaaaaaaaaaaccaaaaccagaCAGATAATGATCATCAGGGTGTCTCGCAAGAAAACCATTGTGTAATCAGAGCCGTCGGTTACCATAGGGACAATCACGATTAGCTCATGGTCGACGATGCTTACGGTGGCAAGGTATGGCTGGGAGGAATCTGGAAGCCGGCACCACCATGGATCGACCTCAAGATCAGGACGCCATGCCTCGGGATCGCAATTCTCTGTCTCTGATCACCAACTTCGTCATGCCGAAAAGGATCTCTATAGGATGTGCTTGGATCTCATTCTAGGCCTCCTTTGTTGCCGCCGTGAACTGGAGGCTCATTTAATGgggggtttttattttttatgttttaattaaatgttgaaatcgggTGAACCGTGCCAGTTCACAGTTGAAGGGGTCGATTCTTCCGGTTCAATGCcagttttttctttaaatagttTTTCGACTATAACTTATAATTCTTTTTATAGGTAAATTTTTTTGACAGGGCACAAAACTAGGGCCCATTTTCATTTTGGGTTCTAAATTTCAATTCTAATCAAAATAGttactcaactttaattttatttgactGGGTGGTTACCTAAAGGAattcagtttattttttatgatataatattgaaatttcattgTCAGCAAATGAAATAGAATTGCTAATTAGGTGGACtctatatcatttatattttaacaGAGAGTTTCCGCCAtctacatcataaaaaaaaggttaaaaatcTTTCGGGTAATCACCCggcaaaataaaattgaagttgggtaactattttgattcaaatttaagTTTGGACTCCTAAATAAGAAAAGACCATAGTTTAATTACGACCGTTTTTCATTTTGGGGTccgaactttaatttgaatcaaatagttacccaacttcaattttatttcattgggTGGTCACCCTAGAGAACCTATTCTATTTTTGATGTTCTGATATTAAAAATTCTCTATCAGTAAATGAGATGTAATTACTAGCTAGGCAAACAGTGTGTCATGTATGTTATGACAAAAAACTTTCGCCATTTATATCATAATATCTCTCCGGTAACCACCCgctaaaacaaaattgaagttagtaattattttaattcttggatcccaaaatgagaaaaatgttATGGTTTGGTACCCTGCAAATAA
The DNA window shown above is from Dioscorea cayenensis subsp. rotundata cultivar TDr96_F1 chromosome 12, TDr96_F1_v2_PseudoChromosome.rev07_lg8_w22 25.fasta, whole genome shotgun sequence and carries:
- the LOC120273010 gene encoding aspartyl protease AED3-like; translated protein: MAMPLMLLPLAACLLSHALASSANKVQGSDLSVTLRSNVNYAASWEDIILDLASRDESRFLHLASLVTTKKTTVPIGSGQQLLATASTYIVRAAFGTPPQPMLVAMDTSNDAAWIPCSPCVGCPSTTNFIPSMSSSYQPIPCGAPQCSPLPNPSCSPAPGSSCGFNLTYGSSSIDALLSKDSLSLAADSIPSYIFGCLRKVTGSSIPPQGLIGLGRGPLSLLSQTRSLYASTFSYCLPSFRSLNFSGSLRLGPVGQPKRIKTTPLLASPRRSSIYFVNMTGIRVGRTSVAVPPGTLVFDQATGAGTIFDSGTMFTRLVAPLYTAVRDTFRRRVKGTVSSLGGFDTCYEGTVSLPTITLEFTGMNVTLPVENVMIHSAARNLSCLAMAAAPDNVNAVLNVIASMQQQNHRVLFDVPGSRLGVAREPCTTA